The following DNA comes from Cedecea neteri.
CCCAGAGCCACAAATCCCCACTGGCTGTTAAGCATCAGACCCAGCGGTGCACCGGCAGCCAGCGCGCCGTAAATCGCCATCCCGTTCCAGGACATCACCTTGCCCGAACGCCCCGGGCCAACCAGCCCTAACCCCCAGGTCAGGTTACCTGTCAGCAGCTGGCTTTCACCAAAGCCAAGAATCAGCCGCCCAACGATCAGTAAGCCAAATTTCACCGCCGGGTCCACCGGCAATAGCGCGGCGAGCAGGTAGGCAGCGCCCGCAAGTCCGCAGGCAAACATCCCTTGCAGGACGGAGCGTTTAGCCCCCATCTGGTCAGCGAGTCGCCCCGCGTAACCTCGGGTTAATACGGTGGCGAGAAACTGAATGCCCACCGCCACGCCAACCATCATGTTGCCGTAGCCCAGCTGCTGGTGAACAAAAAGCGGAATAACGGGCAACGGCAGGCCAACCGTCATATAGGTCAGAAAGACCGCAAAGGTAATTCTGAAAAGCGATGTATTTGCCGATTTCGACGTTTTAAGAGTGGAATCAGGTACTGCAGACATACTGCTTACTCCATAAATTCAGAGCAAGGCGCAAGTTAACCCGCGCCCTTGCCTCTGAGTGTTCAGATGACAGGGTGCGTTGGTTAACGTTAAACGCTTACGCATTATCAATAATGATAATGGAGGGGAATGCATAGTGCCTTCCGGTTAATCGGCTGTCAATGCTGAACAATGGGCAAAAAAATGGGGCACCCGCAGGCACCCCATTCTGAATCATTGTGGTAATTAAGCGTTAAGCTTACGCATCACCAGCGTGGCGTTAGTGCCGCCGAAGCCGAAGCTGTTGGACATCACGGTGGTCAGCGTTGCATCGGTCGCTTTAGTGACGATGTTCAGGCCTGCGGCCTGCTCGTCCAGCTCTTCCACGTTGATGCTTGGCGCGATGAAACCGTGCTCCAGCATCAGCAGAGAATAGATGGCTTCCTGTACGCCCGCGGCACCCAGAGAGTGGCCGGTCATAGCTTTGGTCGCGGAAATCGCCGGGCTGTGGTCAGCGAACACTTCACGAATCGCACCCAGCTCTTTCACGTCGCCTACCGGAGTAGAAGTACCGTGGGAGTTCAGGTAGTCGATTGGGGTATCAACGCCGTGCATCGCCATCTTCATGCAGCGCACCGCGCCTTCGCCGGATGGGGCAACCATGTCTGCGCCGTCTGACGTTGCGCCGTAGCCAACGATTTCAGCGTAGATGTGTGCGCCACGAGCCAGAGCGTGCTCCAGTTCTTCAACGACAACCATACCGCCGCCGCCTGCGATGACGAAGCCGTCGCGGTGCGCGTCATAGGTACGGGAAGCTTTTTCTGGGGTTTCGTTGTACTTGGTGGACAGCGCGCCCATCGCATCGAACTCACACGCCATTTCCCAGCCCAGCTCTTCGCCGCCGCCGGCAAAGACGATGTCTTGTTTACCGAGCTGAATCTGCTCTACCGCGTTACCGATACAGTGGGCGGAAGTCGCACAGGCGGAGCTGATGGAGTAGTTCACACCGTGAATTTTGAATGGTGTTGCCAGGCAAGCAGAAACTGCGGAACCCATGGCTTTGGTCACCACGTAAGGACCCACGGCTTTCAGACCGCGTGGGCTACGCATAGCGTCAGCACCAAAGACCTGTGCTTTAGAAGAGCCGCCGGAACCGGCAATCAGACCAACGCGCGGGTTGTTCTGATAAACCTCTTCGCTCAGGCCAGCATCCGCAATCGCTTCACGCATAGAAAGATAGGCATAGATAGAGGCATCGTTCATGAAACGAACCACTTTACGGTCAATCAAACCGGTGGTATCCAGCTTGACGTTACCCCAGATGTGGCTACGCATTCCCGCGTCTTTAAACTCTTCCGAGAAAGTGATCCCTGAGCGTCCTTCTCGCAGAGATGCCAGGACTTCCTGCTGGTTATTACCAATGCTGGAAACAATGCCCAGGCCAGTAATCACTGCACGTTTCATTCAAATACCTCGTTCACTGCACTATGTAGGATTTCGTGTCGCACAATAGCGTACAGTTGTAAGCCGAACAAGTCCGATCAGCCAAATTGTGCGGAAATTTGCGCCGCTCCGCTCGCACCGTTATGATCGAGCCACTGCCTGTCAGACGAGCAACTTACGTGAAACATTCCCCTATACAATCCGCCAACCTCGGTTTTAACGAAGAAGGTACACCTGTATCCCGAGATTTTGACGACGTTTACTTCTCTAACGATAACGGACTGGAAGAGACGCGTTACGTGTTCCTCGGCGGAAACCATCTCCCTGAACGCTTTGCAACCCACGAAAGACCGCTTTTTGTGGTGGCGGAAAGTGGGTTTGGCACCGGCCTTAACTTTTTGACTTTATGGCAGGCGTTCGATGAATTTTGTGTGAAACATGAAGATGCCTGCTTAAAACGGCTGCATTTTATCAGTTTTGAAAAATTTCCCCTGACCGCCGCCGATCTGACGCTGGCCCATCAGCACTGGCCAGAGCTAAGTCGCTTCGCCACCGAGCTTCAGCAACAATGGCCGCTGCCGATTCCCGGCTGCCACCGCCTTCTGCTGGACAACGGCCGCATCACGCTTGACCTGTGGTTTGGCGATATTAACGAGCTGATATCTCAGTTAGATGACACCCTTAATCAGCAGGTCGATGCCTGGTTCCTGGACGGCTTCGCGCCGTCTAAAAATCCGGATATGTGGACGCAGCAGCTCTTCCAGGCCATGGTTCGCATGGCTCGCCCCGGCGGCACGCTGGCGACCTTTACCTCCGCAGGCTTTGTGCGCCGTGGGTTGATTGAAGCGGGCTTCACCGTGACACGCAGCAAAGGGTTTGGCCGCAAACGCGAAATGCTCGTAGGTTTTTTACAACAGCCCGTGGATATCCCTGCCCGCACGCCCTGGTACGCCCGCCCTGGCACAAGTGAACGTGAAACCGCGATTGTTGGCGGCGGCATTGCCAGTGCCCTGCTCGCCCTGGCGCTGCTGCGTCGAGGCTGGAAAATCACCCTGTATTGCGAGGATGAAGCCCCAGCCCAGGGCGCTTCCGGCAACCGCCAGGGGGCACTTTACCCACTGCTAACCGCGCATGATGCGGCGCTAACCACCTTTTTCCCGGCGGCCTTCACCTTCGCGCGCCGCCTGTACGATGCCCTTCCGGTAACCTTTGATCATGCCTGGTGCGGCGTAACCCAGCTCGCGTGGGATGAAAAGAGCGCCCATAAAATCGAACAGATGCTCGGCCTGGGTTTGCCAGACTTGTTGGCGAAAGCCGTCGATGCTGAAACGGTGGCGGAAACCTGTGGCGTGGACACCCAATGCGGTGGCATTAGCTATCCGCTGGGCGGCTGGCTCTACCCGGCACAGCTTACCGCTGGGGCACTGGCGCTGGCTGAACAGCAAGGGTTGAAGATTCAATATGGGCACCGGGTGGCCGATTTAACACCCGAGAATGGCGGCTGGAAGATTGGTTTTGCTCAACAGCAAACAGCTCGCCACGCCGCTGTCGTCCTCGCCAACGGTCATCAAATCAGCCGGTTTCCACAGACGCAAAACCTACCGGTATATTCAGTGGGCGGCCAGGTCAGCCATATTCCTACCACACCGGGCTTAAGCCAGCTCCGTCAGATACTGTGCTACGACGGCTACCTGACGCCGGTCAACCCGCAAAACCAGCAACATTGCATTGGTGCCAGTTATCATCGTGGCCAGGATGAAATGGCCTGGAACGAAGAAGATCAACAGCATAATCGCCAGCGCCTGCTCGACTGCCTGCCACAGGCCGAATGGGCAAAAGAAGTGGACGTTTCAGCGAACGAAGCCCGCTGCGGCGTACGCTGTGCTTCCCGCGACCATTTGCCAATGGTAGGCAGCGTACCTGATTACGAAGCCACACTGGAGCAATATGCCGGGCTTGCGGAGGAACGTGAAAACGCAGAGCCAGCACCGATTTACCGCAACCTTTATATGCTGGGCGCACTGGGTTCACGCGGGCTGTGCAGCGCGCCGCTGGCTTCAGAGATTCTGGCGGCGCAGATGAGTGAAGAACCAATTCCGCTGGATGCCGCCACGCTCGCGGCGCTGAACCCAAACCGGCTTTGGGTGAGAAAATTATTGAAAGGCAAAGCGGTAAAATGATGTTCCCCTCACCCCGACCCTCTCCCCGGGGGAGAGGGAGAAAAACAGGAACTATTCCCTGAAAGATCCGTGAGAGAAAAACAAGGCTCTTTCTTTATAAGAAGTCGAGAGTTAAAACGATTTGTCCCCTCTCCCTTTTAGGGAGAGGGTTAGGGTGAGGGTCAGTCTTAAAACTTCGCCTTCTCGAAAAGCGTATCCCACATACCCAGCACCAGCGCCTGATCGCGCGGCGAAAGCTCACCGGCCTGAATTGCCTTTTGCAGGCTATCGCTCACCACCACATGCAGCGCGTCTGGCGTATGGTCATTGCCGTTTTCCAGTTCGGCTACCGCCAGCGTCAGGTGCCCACGCAGATAACCGCTGGCAAACAGGTCGTCGTCACTGGCGTGCTCCACCATCTCATCAATCAACGCCAAAATACGTGACTCAAATTCCGCGATCATCATACATCCTCTTCATACAGGTGATTTTTAGTTTAGGTCTTCTGGCCAGGCAAACTGCCCGGCTTCAAGCGCAGGGGTGCCATAATACGCCCTTAGCGCGTCAATCAAACGGGCTGGGCGCTCTGGGATCCCTTCTTTCAGATAAGTCATAACCTGGTCATGAACCCGGCGCTGAAACGCAATGCGGTCAGGCTCAAAGTCGCCGCTCAGGTTGTCGCAGCTGACGTTAAACGGGAAGCCCGCGGCGGTGCTGAGCATCCACTCCAGCGCCTGCGGCTTCACTTCCACGTCTTCGAACTTGCCCTGAGTTTCGGCGTCGCGGCCATCCGGGCAGTACCAGTAGCCGAAGTCCACCAGTTTCCGACGCTCTGCACCCGCCACGCACCAGTGGGAGATTTCATGCATTCCGCTGGCGTAATAGCCGTGCGCGAAGACGATGCGGTTATACGGCAGTTCGTCATCCGCAGGCAGATAGATCGGCTCGTCATCGCCCTTGATCAGGCGGGTATTAAACTCTGCCAGGAAGCAGCTATCGAACACGTCAATCAGTTCCTGGTAATGGTGCTGTTTGCTCATTGTTGCATCATTCATTTCAGGCTATCCCTAACCAATGGAGAATTTCCGCTCCGTGGCTGTCATACAGCAACTTGGTGCTCATCACCGCCGAAACGACGACGATCATCGGGCGAATCAGCTGCTGCCCTTTACTTAAGACGAGGCGCGAACCCGCCCTCGCCCCTAAAAATTGCCCGGCCATCATCACAAAGCCAGTGCCCCAAATTACCTTGCCACCGATGATAAACAGCAGCAGCCCGCCAAGGTTTGACGTAGCGTTCAGGACTTTCGCGTGGGCGGTAGATTTGGCGAGATTGAAGCCACAAAGCGTCACAAAAGCGAGGGCGTAAAACGACCCGGCGCCGGGGCCAAAGAAGCCATCATAAAAACCGACGCAGCCCCCGGCAATTAACGCGAACGGCAAACCGTGCAGGCGGCGCTGCCGGTCTTCTTCCCCGAGCTTTGGCATCAGCAGAAAATAAAGCCCAATACCGATAATCAGCAGCGGCAGAATCTGGCGCAAAATATCGGACTTCACGTGCTGTACCAACAATGCGCCACAGGTGGAGCCGATAAACGTCATCAGAATATTGAGTTTCTGGTCGGCAAGGCTGACCACCTTGCGGCGAATAAAATAGAGAGAGGCTGAAACCGACCCGCCGCAGGCCTGAAGCTTGTTGGTTGCCAGAGCCTGAGCCGGAGACATACCCGCCGCCAGCAAAGCCGGGACCGTCAGTAACCCACCGCCGCCCGCAAGGGCATCAATAAACCCGGCAAGCATGGCGACGAAAAACAGCGCCACCAGCAGCAGCGGGGAAACCATAAACCATTCCATTTAGAGAACGTGCTCATCCAGTAATGCCTGACAGGAGGCGGGTAAAGGCGGTGGGGTTGTCTTTTTCGGTGGCGTGCTGCCTGGCGCAGGCGGCGCGAACCAGCTTTGCAGCTCGGCACCACAGCCGTCTCCCGGAGGAGGCAGAGGCTGATCCTCACATTCCAGGCTGTTGGCCGGGCAACGCAGGCGAACGTGCATGTGGGCGCGGTGGGCAAACCACGGACGCACCTTACGCAGCCAGTCGCGGTCAGCCCCAGCATCTTCACAAAGCCGCTGCTTAATAGCCGGGTTCACGAAGATACGCGTCACTTCATTATCTTTTGCCGCGAGCTTAATCAGGCTATCGATTTCTGGTTTCCACAACGACGGCACCACGCGTTTGCCATCGGCAGCGACTAAGTCCAGCGCCTGAGGGCGCAGCAATTGCGCCGACGTCCAGCGAGTTTTTGGCAACTGCAGGAAGATATCGACATCAAGCCCGGTCTGGTGGCTGGCGTGACCGGAGCTAAAACGCCCGCCTGCCGCCATGCCCATATCACCAATCAATACCGTGCCCAGGCCGAGCTGCTTGACCTGATTACTCAGGCGCTGAATAAACATCACCAGATCGGGATGACCAAAGTAGCGACGCTGATCCGGGTGCATCACCTGATAGCGGGCATCTTCAAGCGGCAACGCGTGAGCCCCCACGATACAGCCGTTGGAAAATGCGCCGATAGACTGCGCGCTTCCGGCTATCGGGTGGTCGATTTTTTGCCACGGCGTGGCCGCTAAAGCCTGGGCGCTGGCGGCCAGCGCCAGCATCCCGATCAGGAGTTTTTTCATCGTCTTACCAGCGAGGCAGCGGGGAAGAAACGTCAGCGTTCTGAGCGCGCTGGCGCAGCAGGTGATCCATCAGCACGATAGCCAGCATGGCTTCTGCGATCGGCACTGCGCGGATCCCCACGCAAGGATCGTGACGCCCGCGGGTGATCATCTCCACTTCTTCGCCTTCGCGATTAATGGTTTTACCCGGCACGGTAATGCTGGAAGTTGGTTTCAGGGCCATGTTGGCCACGATCTGCTGGCCGCTGCTGATGCCGCCCAGAATGCCGCCCGCGTGGTTGCTCTGAAAACCTTGCTGGGTGATTTCGTCCCGGTTTTGGCTGCCACGCAGGTTAACCACGCCGAAGCCCTCGCCGATTTCCACGCCTTTCACCGCGTTGATGCTCATCAGCGCGTGGGCAATGTCTGCGTCCAGGCGGTCAAAGACCGGTTCACCGAGGCCCGGCGGCACGTTGTCAGCCACAACGGTCACTTTCGCGCCGATGGAGTCGCCCTCTTTTTTCAGGCCCCGCATCAGCTCATCCAGCGCTTCGATTTTATCCGGGTCCGGGCAGAAGAACGGGTTCTGCTCAACCTGATCCCAGTCTTTAATTTCCAGCGGAATATCGCCCATCTGTGTCAGGCAGCCGCGAATTTTAATGCCGAATTTCTGCTCAAGGTATTTCTTGGCAATCGCGCCTGCTGCAACCCGCATAGCGGTTTCGCGCGCGGAAGAACGGCCACCGCCGCGATAGTCACGCAGGCCGTATTTTTGTTCGTAGGTGTAATCCGCGTGCCCCGGACGGAACACGTCTTTGATAGCGCTGTAATCCTGGGAACGCTGATCGGTGTTTTCAATCAGCAGGCCAATGCTCGTACCGGTCGTCACACCTTCAAACACGCCGGAGAGAATTTTGACCTGGTCAGGTTCACGGCGTTGAGTGGTGTAACGCGAGGTACCCGGGCGGCGGCGATCGAGATCGTGCTGCAGGTCGGCTTCGGTCAGCGGGATGCCCGGCGGTACGCCGTCAACAATGCAACCCAGCGCGATGCCGTGAGATTCACCAAATGTCGTTACTCGAAAAACCTGTCCAATACTGTTACCAGCCATCACGGCTCCTTAATCACCGTTCTAGTTATTGTGTTGTGCGCGGGAAGTAAAACGAGCCCGAAGGCTCGTCTACGTTCGGCAATTAATCTTTGTAGATACTGAAGTACTCGCGAGCGTCAATCAGCTGCGCTTTCGTCAGCATAAATACGCCGTCTCCGCCGTTGTCGAACTCAAGCCAGGTAAACGGCACCTCCGGGTACTGCTCCATCAGGTGTACCATGCTGTTCCCGACTTCACAAATCAGGATCCCGCCGTCGGCCAGATAATCCGGCGCACAGCCAAGAATACGACGAGCCAGCTTCAGGCCATCGCTGCCGGCCGCCAGGCCCAGCTCTGGTTCGAAGTGGTATTCACCCGGCAGATCCGCCATATCTTCTTCATCAACATACGGCGGATTCGTGACAATCACGTCGTACTGCACTTTAGGCAGGTCGCGGAACAGGTCAGAGCGAATCGGCGTGACGTTGTGGTCCAGACCGTGCTCGGCAATGTTCTGCTCGGCCACGGCGATAGCGTCAGGGGAAATATCAACGATATCCACTTCCGCATTCGGGAATTCATAGGCGCAGGCAATCCCGATGCAGCCGCTGCCGGTGCACATATCCAGAATGTGCTGAGGCTCGTGGTCAATCATCCCGGCAAAGCGGTTATTGATCAGTTCCCCAATCGGCGAACGCGGAACCAGCACACGTTCGTCCACGTAAAACTCGTGGCCGCAGAACCAGGCTTTATTGGTCAGGTAGGCAACCGGAATACGTTCGTTGACGCGGCGAATCACGCGTTCAACGATGCGGTGGCGCTCGCTTGGGGTCAGACGCGCGGTGCGCATGTCTTCAGGAATATCCAGCGGCAGGTACAGGCTTGGCAGAACCAGCTGAACGGCTTCATCCCATGGATTGTCGGTGCCGTGCCCATACCAGATATTGGCGGCGCTAAAGCGGCTGACCGACCAGCGCAGCATGTCCTGAATGGTATGCAGCTCGTTTACTGCCTCATCGACGAAAATTTTATCCACGTGCCCTCCGCAGGCGACTCACGCTAGTTCAATAATAATCGGCTAGTTTGCCATGAAGGAGGCGACAAATCAGCATTCATCAACGTCAGGAGGCCGTGAAATTTGCGTTTTCTTTATTGCTGCCGGGGAAAGCAGGTAAACTGCCCGCAAAGCGAATGCGAGATGAGAGAAACATGAAAAAGAAATCACCGCTCAGTTCCGAAGATGAGGCGCTGTTTCGCGGCCTGATGGGCGGCACCAAAAAACTGGCTCAGGACACGATCGTCCACCGCCCGGTGCGCAAAAAAATAACGGAAGTGCCCGTGAAACGTCTGCTGCAGGAGCAGGCCGATGCCAGCCACTATTTTTCCGATGAATTCCAGCCGCGCCTGGCGACCGAAGGGCCAATGCGCTATGTACGTGAAGGTGTGAGCCATTTTGAGCTAAAAAAACTGCGTCGCGGTGATTACTCCCCGGAGCTGTTTCTTGATTTACACGGCCTGACCCAGCTTCAGGCTAAACAGGAATTAGGTGCCCTGATAGCCGCCTGCCGTCGCGAGCATGTTTTCTGTGCCTGTGTGATGCACGGCCACGGTAAACACGTCCTTAAACAGCAAACGCCGCTGTGGCTGGCGCAGCATCCGCATATTGTGGCGTTTCATCAGGCACCGAAAGAGTACGGCGGCGATGCCGCGCTGCTGGTGCTGATTGAGATTGAGGAGTGGCAGCCGCCCGAGTTGCCGTAAATTCAGCGCAAGAGATTGCCCTCACCCCGGTCCCATTGGAAAAAAACAACGCCGGGCAGTCCCCTCGCCCCCCTGGGGAGAGGGTTAGGGTGAGGGGAAAAATTCTCAGCACCTTAAACGCAAAAAGAGCCGCTCTCGCGACTCTTTTTTCATGCTCACAGCAATCAGATAGCCTTAGCCACCTTGAAGTTACAGGGGCTCATCTGCCAGTTAAACACACCTTTACCGGTATCCGGGTCCAGCGTGACGTTGGCAATGGCCGACGTGGTAAACATCGGCGGAGCCTCTTCCGGGCAAAGCTCGGAAACAAGGTAACCGACCAGCGGCAGGTGGGAAACCACCAGCGCAGATTCAACACCTTCACTCGCCAGCGCCAGCAGGTAATCCCCCACCAGGCCCACATCACCACAAGGCCGCAGCTCTGGCAGGATGTCTTCTTTTTCCGGGAGGTTCAGCGCTTCCCGCACCACGTCCAGGGTCTGTTCAGCTCGCAGGTAAGGGCTCACCAGAACACGTTCGATACTTGCCACTTGACCCGTTAACCAGGTCGCCATCAGACGGGACTCATCACAACCACATTGGGTTAAGGGACGAACCGAGTCGCTGGCAGCATCGAGTGCTGCGTCGCCGTGACGCATGATAAAAACTTGCATATTGCACCGCTTTTGTTAACCAGGAACGCCTGAACCCACACGCTGAAAAAGTGGGGTTCACGGCAGCCGGGCATTGTGCCTTATCCGTACATCGAATGAAACGCTGTCTTTTACCTCAATGCTGCAAGTATAGTCAATATCTGTTTACAAAATGACCTTGCAGCGTACATTTACCGGTTTTAGCTCAGCGCTTCGTCAAGCTCGGTCACTGATTGCACCCTGGGCGCAGGCCAGAAACTAAGCTGTTGTTCAGCCATAATAATCAGCCTGTCACAGGGCTTGAAACGCTCCCCGTACTGGCCCGCTAAACGCTGCAGTTTTGCCACCACATCGGCAGCTCCCAGGCTGTCCATATACCTGAACGGCCCACCTAAAAACGGCGGAAAACCGATGCCGAAAACGCCGCCAATATCACCGTCACGCGCGCTTCTGACTACGCCTTCATCAAGGCAACGAGCGGCCTCGTTGAGCATCATCATGACGCAGCGCTCGGCTATCTGCTCCGGGGTCTGACGCCCGTTCGGCGTAACGCCTAACAGCGTGTAAATCGCTGTATCAGGCTGTTTCTTGCTTTTACGCCCTTTTGCCGGATAAAGATAGAAACCACGACCATTTTTTCTTCCTTTGCGATCGTCCTTCAAGATTGCATCCACGCTATCAGGCGCGGCAAAGCGATCGCCGAAGGCCTGCTGTAGAATCGGGATAATCTTCGTGCCGACGTCTATCCCAACCTCATCCAACAATTGTACCGGCCCCACCGGGAAACCAAACTTCACCAACGCGTCGTCAATACGCTCAATCGGCTCACCTTCCGTGAGGCAGCGCAGCGCTTCATTGACATAAGGTGCAAGAATGCGATTGACGTAAAACCCGGCGCTGTCGCCCACCACAATCGGCGTTTTTCTCTGTTTTTTCGCCAGCTGTACGGTGGTGGAAATGGTTTCCGCACTGGTGCCCGCGTGAGGAATCACTTCTACCAGCGGCATTTTGTCCACCGGGCTGAAGAAATGCAGGCCGATAACCTGCTGCGGACGGGCTGCCTGAGCGGCAATGTCGGCAATCGGCAACGATGAAGTATTCGAGGCAAAAACAGTGTGTGGCGCGGCATATTGCTCCACTTCAGCCACCATTTTTTGCTTCAGCACCAAATCTTCAAACACGGCTTCCACCACAATATCTCGCTGGCTAAAGCCGTGGTAATCGGTTCCACCGGAGATACGTGCCAGCTCGCGCTGGCGTTCGGCAGGCTTCATATGGCGGCGGCGGACTTTCTTGTCCAGCAGATCCCAGCTGTATTTCAGCGCGTGGTTAATACCTTCGTTGTTAATGTCCTTAATGCGCACCGGAAGCTTACCTTTGGTGGCCGTCACATAGGCAATCCCGCCGCCCATCAACCCGCCCCCCAGCACGCCAACAGAATTTAGTTTGCCGGGCTTCGCTTCGCCCCCGTACTCTTTTTTCAGCTCCGTACTGGCGAAGAACAGGCCGCGCAAGGCGGCAGATTCAGAGGACATAGCCAGCTCACCGAACGCTTTCGCCTCGGCCTCATAGCCGCTTTTGCTCCCCTGCTCCAGCCCGGTGCGGATAACGTCAATAATGCGTCCCGTTGCCGGATAATTACCCTGCGTCTTTTCTTCGGTCTTCTTGCTGACCAACCGGAACAACAAAGAGCGCCCGAGCGGCCCGGCAAGCACGCGTTCTTTTACCGGCAGTTCACGGGAAGGCTTTCTTCCTTTAAGCGCCAGCTCAACGGCGGCCTCAAGCAAAATAGATTCGGGTACCACGTCATCCACCAGCCCCAGCTTCAGGGCCTGGCGCGGGCGCAGCTGCTTACCGGTCAAAATCATGTCCAGCGCATTGCTGACGCCTATCAGACGAGGTAAACGCTGAGTGCCGCCCGAGCCCGGCAGCAGGCCCAGCTGCACTTCCGGCAGGCCAAGCAGCGTTTTAGGTGAATCGGTACAGATTCGGGTATGGCAGGCAAGCGCCATTTCCAGGCCACCGCCCAGACAGGCACCGTGAATCGCGGCCACTACCGGGATCGGCAGCGCGGCGATTTCCGCCATGATCTGCTGCCCCTGCCGCGCCAGCTCTTGTGCTTCTTCAGCCGTTTTGCAGCCGGCGATCATATTGATGTCGGCCCCGGCGATAAAGTTGTCCGGCTTGCCGGAGATAAACACCAGCCCCTGCACGCTCGGGTTGTCACGCAGTTTTTTAATAATGCTGTGTACCTGTGCGCCAAACTCGGCCTTCAGGGTATTCATTTTTTCGCCCGGAACGTCGATGGTCACTACGGCAACGTTATCCAGCCGGATGTGTAAATCGAATGCGCCTTGCTGTGCCATCACTCCACCTCCAGAACCATTGCCGCACCAAGCCCACCCGCCGCACACGCGGTAACGAGACCAAAACCGCCCCCGCGACGACGCAGTTCATGCAGCGTTTGGGTAATCATCCTGGCGCCAGTCGCCGCAAACGGATGCCCGTAGGCGATCGACCCACCCAGCACGTTAAATTTCGCGTCATCGACTTCGCCTGTGGCGTGCGCCCGGCCCAGCACATTGCGAGCAAAGTTTTCACTGGAAAGCATTTTCAGGTTGGCTAACGTCTGCGCGGCAAACGCTTCGTGCATATCAAACAAGGTTAAATCGTTCAGCGTGATCCCGGCGCGCTCAAGCGCCAGCGGCGTCGCCCAGGCAGGGCCAAGCAGCATGTCCTGCCAGACATCAATGGCGGTAAACGCGTAGCTGCGCAGGAAGCCGAGCGGCTTGAGGCCAAGCTCTTTTGCCCTGGATTCGGTCATCAGGATCACGGCCGCAGCGCC
Coding sequences within:
- the mepA gene encoding penicillin-insensitive murein endopeptidase, which codes for MKKLLIGMLALAASAQALAATPWQKIDHPIAGSAQSIGAFSNGCIVGAHALPLEDARYQVMHPDQRRYFGHPDLVMFIQRLSNQVKQLGLGTVLIGDMGMAAGGRFSSGHASHQTGLDVDIFLQLPKTRWTSAQLLRPQALDLVAADGKRVVPSLWKPEIDSLIKLAAKDNEVTRIFVNPAIKQRLCEDAGADRDWLRKVRPWFAHRAHMHVRLRCPANSLECEDQPLPPPGDGCGAELQSWFAPPAPGSTPPKKTTPPPLPASCQALLDEHVL
- a CDS encoding YfcL family protein; its protein translation is MIAEFESRILALIDEMVEHASDDDLFASGYLRGHLTLAVAELENGNDHTPDALHVVVSDSLQKAIQAGELSPRDQALVLGMWDTLFEKAKF
- a CDS encoding elongation factor P hydroxylase, whose product is MSKQHHYQELIDVFDSCFLAEFNTRLIKGDDEPIYLPADDELPYNRIVFAHGYYASGMHEISHWCVAGAERRKLVDFGYWYCPDGRDAETQGKFEDVEVKPQALEWMLSTAAGFPFNVSCDNLSGDFEPDRIAFQRRVHDQVMTYLKEGIPERPARLIDALRAYYGTPALEAGQFAWPEDLN
- the mnmC gene encoding bifunctional tRNA (5-methylaminomethyl-2-thiouridine)(34)-methyltransferase MnmD/FAD-dependent 5-carboxymethylaminomethyl-2-thiouridine(34) oxidoreductase MnmC — its product is MKHSPIQSANLGFNEEGTPVSRDFDDVYFSNDNGLEETRYVFLGGNHLPERFATHERPLFVVAESGFGTGLNFLTLWQAFDEFCVKHEDACLKRLHFISFEKFPLTAADLTLAHQHWPELSRFATELQQQWPLPIPGCHRLLLDNGRITLDLWFGDINELISQLDDTLNQQVDAWFLDGFAPSKNPDMWTQQLFQAMVRMARPGGTLATFTSAGFVRRGLIEAGFTVTRSKGFGRKREMLVGFLQQPVDIPARTPWYARPGTSERETAIVGGGIASALLALALLRRGWKITLYCEDEAPAQGASGNRQGALYPLLTAHDAALTTFFPAAFTFARRLYDALPVTFDHAWCGVTQLAWDEKSAHKIEQMLGLGLPDLLAKAVDAETVAETCGVDTQCGGISYPLGGWLYPAQLTAGALALAEQQGLKIQYGHRVADLTPENGGWKIGFAQQQTARHAAVVLANGHQISRFPQTQNLPVYSVGGQVSHIPTTPGLSQLRQILCYDGYLTPVNPQNQQHCIGASYHRGQDEMAWNEEDQQHNRQRLLDCLPQAEWAKEVDVSANEARCGVRCASRDHLPMVGSVPDYEATLEQYAGLAEERENAEPAPIYRNLYMLGALGSRGLCSAPLASEILAAQMSEEPIPLDAATLAALNPNRLWVRKLLKGKAVK
- the fabB gene encoding beta-ketoacyl-ACP synthase I; the protein is MKRAVITGLGIVSSIGNNQQEVLASLREGRSGITFSEEFKDAGMRSHIWGNVKLDTTGLIDRKVVRFMNDASIYAYLSMREAIADAGLSEEVYQNNPRVGLIAGSGGSSKAQVFGADAMRSPRGLKAVGPYVVTKAMGSAVSACLATPFKIHGVNYSISSACATSAHCIGNAVEQIQLGKQDIVFAGGGEELGWEMACEFDAMGALSTKYNETPEKASRTYDAHRDGFVIAGGGGMVVVEELEHALARGAHIYAEIVGYGATSDGADMVAPSGEGAVRCMKMAMHGVDTPIDYLNSHGTSTPVGDVKELGAIREVFADHSPAISATKAMTGHSLGAAGVQEAIYSLLMLEHGFIAPSINVEELDEQAAGLNIVTKATDATLTTVMSNSFGFGGTNATLVMRKLNA
- a CDS encoding sulfite exporter TauE/SafE family protein translates to MEWFMVSPLLLVALFFVAMLAGFIDALAGGGGLLTVPALLAAGMSPAQALATNKLQACGGSVSASLYFIRRKVVSLADQKLNILMTFIGSTCGALLVQHVKSDILRQILPLLIIGIGLYFLLMPKLGEEDRQRRLHGLPFALIAGGCVGFYDGFFGPGAGSFYALAFVTLCGFNLAKSTAHAKVLNATSNLGGLLLFIIGGKVIWGTGFVMMAGQFLGARAGSRLVLSKGQQLIRPMIVVVSAVMSTKLLYDSHGAEILHWLGIA
- the aroC gene encoding chorismate synthase; this encodes MAGNSIGQVFRVTTFGESHGIALGCIVDGVPPGIPLTEADLQHDLDRRRPGTSRYTTQRREPDQVKILSGVFEGVTTGTSIGLLIENTDQRSQDYSAIKDVFRPGHADYTYEQKYGLRDYRGGGRSSARETAMRVAAGAIAKKYLEQKFGIKIRGCLTQMGDIPLEIKDWDQVEQNPFFCPDPDKIEALDELMRGLKKEGDSIGAKVTVVADNVPPGLGEPVFDRLDADIAHALMSINAVKGVEIGEGFGVVNLRGSQNRDEITQQGFQSNHAGGILGGISSGQQIVANMALKPTSSITVPGKTINREGEEVEMITRGRHDPCVGIRAVPIAEAMLAIVLMDHLLRQRAQNADVSSPLPRW